The genomic region tttagtcATTAGGAACTGCTTTGCTTATTTAAAACCTAGTTCATTGCTTGACATTTAAATGCTAGTCGTTTCAAAGCAAACAATGGCAGGGAAAGTCCCCATCAGACCAGCGCTTCTCTAAATCAGTTTAGTTATCCAGGAGATTGTCATGCATAAATTATGCACATTAGGACATGTTTGAAGATTTATTGAAGCCGTTTCAGCACTCATCCCAGAGGCTTCATGTAAATCTCTGATGCTTCAGTTTCCATCCAAGCGCTTCTTCTCACTCACGATGGCGATAGCATTGAATGAGGAAACTGAAGGTTTGAGAGTCAAGGACAGCGCGTAGGTGGCTGATGTTGTGGTGAATTCATATTTTGATTAGGaaaatgtgattaaatatatttgttgaaAAGGAAAATAAACTTAAGGCGTGAAATAAGCAACCACAGCAGAACAGCCTgaacacagtggaaggagcaggAAAGAGGTGGTTTGCTCTGTTTCGTTTCACTCTGATGTGGCTAATTGTGTGAGTTTGTCTGTGCCTCTGTGGACCTTTATACATCTATTACGGTTTAAATGGTTTCCAAGACACGAAAGATGAACACTTAAACAGTAGCAAAGGGACATTTGTACACCTCAGATTCATTTTCTCACAAGCACAGCATAGCATCTTTAAGTCCATTTCATGAGTAAAATCAAATAAGCATTTTTCTGGGATgctgtataataattatatactcAGAAAGCAATTCATAAATTCATATAAATTTAAAGCCTGTATTAAATATTTGttctgtacttaaaaaaaaaggccaaatggtTGCAGCATCTAATAATATAACCTTCCCCTTACCTCAGTGTACATCTGAAGTTTAACACTGAGGCTTTCAACTTCTCTCAGTACAAGCTAACTGTTAATGTTAAAGTGGTTATTAAACGTGAGAGCAAACTCTGTCGGTCAAACAACCATCACACAGTGTTAATGCACCTACTAATGTGTCTTGTTTCGAGGGTAGCACCTCGTCTTAGAAAGCGAGGACTTTTACAGCCCTATAGTGTTAATAGAGCGTTAACCTGTTTAAAAAGTCAGAAGAATGTTCCACAGTCTGCATCTTCTGCTGTATGGATTGGATCATTTCTTCTGCCATGACAAACAATAATAACGACTGTTTTGAAGATTCAGAGTAGTTTGCAATACGTATAATCAGCAGGAGGGCCGTCGTAATaaacatactttattttaaggtccaatttttgctattaacaaaccattaactatggcTTTTGTCTCAGTAAACTCCTAACTTgctacttattaatagttagtcaggtagtggttaaggttaggttttgATGTAGAACatgctcatgcagaatatgtgctttataagcactaataacaGCCAATATTTTAATAACAGGCATGCTATTAAGCAACTACTTAATGATATGGTACTAAAGTTTTACCACATGATTTATTAACCAttactattttaataataaaatctaatctaatatgtGATGAACAGAATGAACGGCAGTGAAGCCGTTAACACTTTTTACTGCGTGCATTAGtttaacagtgttaaacagggCAGACAGAGCATGCATTTGAAACACTTAACACTTTACGTTTTTGCTCTGTCCATGCAAATAATCATGTTTATGTAATGTGGTCAAAATTATGATCTAAAATCAGCCAGAGCTAACAAGTTCATATTTACTGCCACATGTGCTGAccataaaacatttcatataCAGCACAAAACATCTTCTGAAAGAGTTATTGTCTTTAATCCTTAATAGCTGATGCgccacaaaaaacaaaacaaaaaaaaaattatatatatatattaccagaaTTTATTGATTTATCTAATCAGTTTCAAATGAAAATGATGCTTTAAAACTTCCATCTTGATGAGATGAGAATGAAAAAAATGCAGTACTTTATTTGTCAGTTTAGTAATGATAATACACCTAAATAACCGTCAGGGTTAACAGTTTGATAATAGAACTAAAACTCATATTTGTTGACCATTGATCTCAGAATTAAATTTTATTAGATGAggctttaaaaaacaacaacaacaaaatgaggTTTTAGTTTCTCCTTATATACAAATCCTTTGATATGTACAGTAATCCCCAGACGTGTGATGATACAGTGAGACTGTGTGTCCAGCGGATGCTCGTGAGGATGCTTCTAGCAGGGCTTCTGGACAGACACGGGGTAGCGCAGGGGAATGGCGATGCCCTGGTCCGGCTTCTCAAAGGCGCTGATCAAATTCTTGACTTTTCGGAACAAGCGTTTAGTGTGACCTGGTGCTGTCTGCAAGAAATAAATGAGTAAATAGAttgacaacaacaacacaacacatCAGTAGAGTTGGTGAACTATgaatattgttttctttatttcatcTGTATCAGATCTGGAGCTATAATGTCACGTAGTTTCAAGATGAGATGTTAGCTTCATGAAACCGTTCATCTCTGAGGCTGACGGTATGCTGAGGGATTTCTCTCTGTATAATCGCTCTTTCAATCTCACCTCATTCAGAAAATACCTTTCCATGCCTCTATACGACTGACTCATTCTCAGAAAATACACAGCTGTGTGTTATAATTATTACTGATAGATAAACACAATACCATTTTCCATTACACATCAGAAAAACAGGCAATTTCTctattaatatgtgtgtgtgtgttatattatattacatatatattggaaacattactattttgaatgtttttgaaagaagtttcttctgctcatcaagcctgcatttatttgatcaaaaatacagaaaaaacccgtaatattgtgaaatattattacaacttaaaataatagttttctatttgaatatactttaaaaaaataatttattcctgtgatgcaaagctgaattttcagcatcattcctccagcttcagtgtcacatgtaacatcagtcgatcacatgatcatttagaaatcattctaatattctgatttattatgagtgttggaaacagttctgctgtctcatatatttgatcaataaaaggtttaaaagaactgcatttattcaaaataaaataaaaaaattctaataatatattttctttactatcacttttgatcaatttaacacatccttgctgaataaaagtattgattttatttaaaaagaagaaagaaaaaaaattactgaccccaaattactgaccagtagtgtatattgttattacaaaatatttatattttaaaaacatagcttcttttttttttttactttttcttcatcaaaagtatcctaaaaaagtttcacatgttctgaaaacatattaagcagcagaactgtttccaactttgataatgaatcatcatattagaatgatttctaaaggatcatgtgataatgatcctaaaaattcagctttgcatcacagaaataaatgatcatttaaagtataatacatttaaaaactattattttaaattttctgtatttttgatcaaataaatgcaggcttgatgaacagaagaaacttctttcaaaaacattaaaaatagtaatgtttccaaacttttggtctgtactgtatatatatatatatatatatatatatatggtgtgtgtatatatgaatgAAGACAAAAAGCATGTTTTCAAAAGTGAAATGCAATGGACTATTACTATTTCTTTtagtttagtttcttttcttctcAGTTATATTAATGTGTGATGTTTTGCATCAAATACATTTAAGCCTTAACGTGACAGAACACGTTATTCAACTAACAAAATACACATATAACTCACACAAGTACTACAATTTCTTAATTATACAaatactgattattattattgggccAATTATTAGTCATAAAAATGTTCAGAAGTCGATGCTTTCAGGAGCGTTCAGAGCTCAAATGATAGCGtctgctgttgtgaatgtggtttgtgtctgtgtgtttgatgTTTGTCGCTCACCTCGGCCGCCCAGGAGCCCGCTGCGTCTCTCTGGAGCCGGTATGTGTAGACAAAACCATTACACCTGCGGCACAAATCAGGTCAGGTTAAAAACACAGTCTAAACTTCACGCTACACTGGAATGAAAACATGCTACATtcacacatttttaattaaacaaagaGTACTTGAGCATGTTGTACaagaaattattttatcagtattctattaaaaaaattaatatttaatgtcatataacatatttaatgtaaaatgttatttgcCAATTGTTTGTGACATTAACTAGCGCTTTCTGAGGGAAAAGAGTTTTCAGTGTATTGTTGGTTAACTTGAGTGACACATTTAAGCCTAAATGAGAAAAAGCAGAGATTTGTGGAGGACTTACAGAACGCAGAGGCAGTATGCATCGGGAACACTCTCACTGTCTCGAATTAAATAGCTGCCGTCTTTGCCTGCTTCATACAGACGCTTCTCGCACGTCTCTCGGCTGATGGCCCCGTGGTACACAGACAGCGCTTCCATTGTGCTGCATGCATTGTTTCTCAGGCAATCACTACACGCATGTGATATTTGTTCCTTGAGCAGGAAATGATGAAACCAGGCAGGAAATAAGCACTTCAAAAAATAAGGCACAATTTTTGCAACAATTGCAAAAGCATGAAAAATGTCAGGTGAACATAAGAGAATGTAGTTTCAGATATCAGGCCGCACCACTAATGTTCGAGTTTACAGATCACATCTGCGCAACTGTGTGTGAAACTTCATTTCTAAGATTTTATTTCAGACAATGcctctttaaaaaaaacctcatcatttccacaaaataaatctatattttatgtatttttctagTTGCTTTCACAGATCTGTACAACATTTTAAACTAATAGGCCACTACTTGGGCTCTGCAAAAAAATGTCCTTTGTTTTTGGTCAGGGATAATATAAAAGCCttcagaaaacaaacataactccatttatttattcaatacagtggctaaattaatgacaaataaaaccaacaacatgtatgttagaccctataccatctaagctcctaaaagaggtgcttccagaagtcatagatcctcttctgcctattattaattcctcattgtcattaggatacaGTCGTCTCGTgcccaaaaatattggcacccttggtaaataggATCAagtaaggctgtgaaaattaatctgcatcgttaatccttttgattttttctatttttaaaaatgtatcctttcattggataataagaatttaaaacagAGGGGAACATcattatgaaattaatgtttttctcaaatactcgttggacacaattattggcacccctagcaAATCTTaagagtaaaatatctctgaggTATATTCCCAGTCATATtaacaattttgagcactccatcatgattataaacatgaaattatccagctcTGGCTTCCTGTTTGACAGAAATAtagagaggagaaaaaataaagcccaaattcccttaatcatccatcacaatgagaaaaaccaaataatatatttctgatgtgcaggaAAACATAATTGAGTTTCACAAATTGGTGAGGTGGCTATAAgtaaagagctagagcagtgaaaattcccatttccatcatcagggcaataattaagaatttccaaccaacagaaaatgttacgagtctgtctggaagaggacgtgtgtctatatcgtcctaatgtgtggtgagaaggagagtttgagtgtctgaagactctccaaggatcacagctggagaactgcagaaaataCTCGAGTCTCTGGTTcagaaaaccttttaaaaaattgtcaaacctacatcaccacatgttgtttgggagggttacaagaaaaattattaagaaaaaaaaaaaattaagaaaaactagctcatccaaaaacaaactacagCAGATTCAGTTATCAGCCATGACTGTAACTTTAAATGGGAATGGCTTCTATGATCAGATGAAacaaaaaatgagctttttagcagcaaacactcaagatgggtttggtgaacagaGAAAAAAAGTTCCCCAATGAAATCTAgagctgtatttttgatgttgtgggcctagATTTccgctggaggtcctggacatcttgtttagatacatggcatcatggattatatcaaataccaacagataagtGACTGACTCCGTTAGAAAtattataatgggccatgtttgaaTCTTCCAACCGTAAAAtaacccaaacacaaacctcaaaaacaacacagaaatgggtcactgagctcaaaaccaagcttctgctctggccattccagtcctctgacctgaacccatagaaaatgagaggattgaactgaagagaagcactaacatggagctgggaatctaaagggtctggagtgattctggatgaaggaatggtgtctgatctcttgtcaggtgttctctaacctcatcaggcataggagaacatttagacctgttaaactggcaaatgggggtttcaaaaagtattcaataaaaaggtgccaataattgtggccaatgtttattagagaaaaacatttatttcataatgatatttcctcccattttaaattcttattgtcCAATGAAAGGATATAAAAAAGGATTATAAAAAATCTAAAGGAtgaacaatgcagattaattttcacagccttatttgatcatatttaccaaggatgCCAATATTTTTGGGCACAACtgtatgtccccaaaaccttcaaactggctgttattaagcacaacttgaccccaaagaactagttaattgtagaccgatcttgaatctcccttttctgtccaagatactagaaaaggtggtatcctcacaattatattccttcttagagaaaaatggtatctgtgaggatttccagtcaggatttagactgtatcatagtactgagactgctcttcttagagttacaaatgatctgctcttatcatctgatcgtggttgtatctctctagtAGTGCTTTTGGATATTAATgctgcatagactagaacactttgttggcattaaattaaatgcaatagCAGGGTTTAAATCGAATAAAGATATATCATatagatcacaagtgcagtatggagtacctcaaggctcagtactagggccgctactcttcacgctttatatgttacccttgggagatatcatcagggaacatggtgttagctttcactgttatgctgatgatactcagctctatatttagcTGGGtagctgttttttctctagaattTTTATCGTACTATCACTCTCTGtggtttaaagtgataaaatataacgtATTattagattaattttgatcgttcacttttattttaaatccgtgagtgcagtgcacctgtatcaaaacattaaacaggttctccccactcagtgatgcacccactgagaaacctgatgaaagtgctctagttattggtgattctattgtacggaacgtgaatatagagacaccagccaccatagtcaaatgtttaccgggagccagagcgcctgacatcttggcaaatttaaaagtgctggctaatgctaaacgtaaatacagtaagattgttattcatgccggcgctaatgatgttcgacttcgccagtcggagatcactaaaaataacattaaagaggtgtgtgaacttgcaagcacgatgtcagacactgtaatatgctctggtcccctccctgcttaccgtggtgatgagatgcatagcagattgtcatcactcaatggctggatgtctaagtggtgcccacagaataacataggtttcatagacaattggacgagcttttggggcatcccctgttatgtttgtactggctactgtatacaggccaccagggcaccatacagactttattaaagagtttggtgattttacatccgagttagttctggctgcagataaagtcttaatagttggtgattttaatatccatgttgataatgaaaaagatgcattgggatcagcatttatagacattctgaactctattggtgttagacaacacgtttcaggacctactcattgtcgaaatcatactctagatttaatactgtcacatggaattgatgttgatggtgttgaaattattcagccaagtgatgatatctcagatcattatttagttttgtgcaa from Carassius carassius chromosome 29, fCarCar2.1, whole genome shotgun sequence harbors:
- the sh2d1ab gene encoding SH2 domain-containing protein 1A: MEALSVYHGAISRETCEKRLYEAGKDGSYLIRDSESVPDAYCLCVLCNGFVYTYRLQRDAAGSWAAETAPGHTKRLFRKVKNLISAFEKPDQGIAIPLRYPVSVQKPC